The Verrucomicrobiota bacterium JB022 genome contains a region encoding:
- a CDS encoding DUF2490 domain-containing protein, whose protein sequence is MSRISNILTLLALLLGSAACLKAEPTQYWAAWAFDVWESGDFSTQTNLENRHTDGLKLDYLRLTQKFEYQLNDTWAFVISPTIESQRRPGDWRETYRLEFELNPTFKLTDRLSLKLRNRYEARRREGSGNEAFDRFRHRTMLTYKAAWLPGMTSVSIANEIYYDFNAERLMTNRFYPVMLGFKINDHIKASTYYMYQSGRTAVQSDDWAGFHVIGVSSTFSF, encoded by the coding sequence ATGTCTCGAATCAGCAACATCCTCACCCTCCTGGCCCTTCTGCTGGGCAGCGCCGCCTGCTTGAAGGCCGAACCGACCCAGTACTGGGCCGCCTGGGCCTTCGACGTCTGGGAAAGCGGTGACTTTTCCACCCAGACCAATCTGGAAAACCGCCACACCGATGGGCTGAAGCTCGACTACCTTCGCCTGACGCAAAAATTCGAGTACCAGCTCAACGACACCTGGGCCTTCGTCATCAGCCCCACCATCGAATCCCAGCGTCGCCCCGGCGACTGGCGCGAGACCTACCGCCTGGAATTCGAGCTCAACCCCACCTTCAAGCTGACGGACCGCCTCTCCCTCAAGCTGCGCAACCGCTACGAAGCACGCCGCCGCGAAGGCTCCGGCAACGAAGCCTTCGACCGCTTCCGCCACCGCACCATGCTGACCTACAAGGCCGCCTGGCTCCCCGGGATGACCTCCGTCAGCATCGCCAACGAGATCTACTACGACTTCAATGCCGAGCGCCTCATGACCAATCGCTTTTACCCGGTCATGCTCGGCTTCAAGATCAACGATCACATCAAGGCCAGCACCTACTACATGTATCAGTCGGGCCGCACCGCCGTGCAGAGCGACGACTGGGCGGGCTTCCACGTCATCGGCGTCTCCAGCACCTTCTCGTTTTAA
- a CDS encoding methyl-accepting chemotaxis protein — protein MTIARKLLVILAASTLGLALLLALGHYIIRDSIDEARHLVQGTYAPIVERDLPKMAAMEGAITLLLNADRDAYQAELAQQKGAHTNREEALQKYIAEADENIGQVIERVTLASEEFTPEMDETFARVQKQHIAWKAELTESLQLSAQILAETDAEADEALIEQRRAQQEHVDKTFSAMRASIDELVGFFEGYIATANEQLKAKNEAALVARATNEAHAHQMLIIFYAVGGAIVLIIALALIQTTRSIVKALTSSITHLNESSQSVNSASEQLSAASNTIADEAAEQAAALEETLASLEELNATTQMNTEHVSQTSDRVTDIRQKVTHGSEVMARMLEAMQQISHNANQTATVMRTIDEIAFQTNLLALNAAVEAARAGEAGRGFAVVAEEVRNLAQRSAEAARSSSGMIEASHRSAKTGMETSERLDAFLRELGGEMDQIVRLSNEVATASREQAHGIQQISSAASQIDQSVQRGAATAEETASASTELSSLSQQMLLVVGELQKMVQRDGKRRTRDEDGDDLPSAYGHEEPSFFVGRKPGLEPKKASTPKSQTERSQQELIETF, from the coding sequence ATGACAATCGCCCGCAAACTTCTCGTCATTCTGGCCGCCTCGACCCTCGGGCTGGCCCTCCTCCTCGCACTTGGGCATTACATTATCCGTGATAGTATCGACGAGGCCCGCCACTTGGTTCAAGGGACCTACGCCCCCATCGTCGAGCGCGACCTGCCAAAGATGGCTGCCATGGAAGGTGCCATCACGCTGCTGCTCAATGCCGACCGCGACGCCTACCAGGCCGAACTCGCCCAGCAAAAAGGCGCGCATACCAATCGCGAAGAAGCCCTCCAGAAATATATCGCCGAAGCCGACGAGAACATCGGGCAAGTCATTGAGCGGGTGACGCTGGCAAGCGAAGAATTTACGCCCGAGATGGACGAAACGTTCGCCCGGGTCCAGAAGCAGCACATTGCCTGGAAGGCCGAGCTGACCGAGTCCCTCCAACTGAGCGCGCAAATTCTGGCCGAGACCGATGCCGAAGCCGACGAGGCCCTCATCGAGCAGCGCCGCGCCCAGCAGGAGCATGTCGACAAAACCTTTAGCGCCATGCGCGCCAGTATCGACGAGCTGGTCGGCTTTTTCGAAGGCTACATCGCCACCGCCAATGAGCAACTGAAGGCGAAGAATGAAGCCGCCCTCGTAGCCCGCGCCACCAACGAAGCCCACGCCCACCAGATGCTGATCATTTTCTACGCCGTCGGCGGCGCCATCGTGCTCATCATCGCCCTGGCCCTGATCCAGACTACGCGCAGCATCGTCAAGGCGCTCACCAGCTCCATCACGCACCTCAACGAAAGCAGTCAGTCGGTCAATTCCGCCTCCGAGCAGCTCAGCGCCGCCAGCAACACCATTGCCGACGAAGCCGCCGAGCAGGCCGCCGCGCTGGAAGAAACCCTCGCCTCGCTCGAAGAGCTCAACGCCACCACGCAGATGAACACCGAACACGTCTCGCAGACCAGCGACCGCGTGACGGATATCCGCCAAAAGGTGACGCACGGCAGCGAAGTCATGGCCCGCATGCTCGAAGCGATGCAGCAGATCAGCCACAACGCCAACCAGACGGCCACCGTGATGCGCACGATCGACGAAATCGCCTTTCAGACCAACCTCCTGGCGCTCAACGCTGCCGTGGAAGCCGCCCGGGCGGGCGAAGCAGGCCGGGGCTTCGCCGTCGTGGCCGAAGAAGTCCGCAACCTGGCCCAGCGCAGCGCCGAAGCCGCCCGCTCCAGCAGCGGCATGATCGAAGCCTCCCACCGCAGCGCCAAGACGGGCATGGAAACCAGCGAACGCCTCGACGCCTTCCTCCGCGAGCTCGGCGGCGAGATGGACCAGATCGTAAGACTTTCCAACGAAGTGGCCACCGCATCCCGCGAACAGGCCCACGGCATCCAGCAGATCAGCAGCGCCGCCTCGCAGATCGACCAGTCCGTCCAACGCGGTGCCGCCACCGCCGAAGAGACCGCCAGCGCCAGCACCGAGCTCTCCAGCCTCTCGCAGCAGATGCTCCTGGTCGTGGGCGAGCTGCAAAAGATGGTCCAACGCGACGGCAAACGCCGCACTCGCGATGAAGACGGCGACGACCTGCCCTCCGCTTATGGGCACGAAGAGCCCAGCTTCTTTGTCGGCCGCAAACCCGGCCTCGAACCCAAAAAAGCTTCAACTCCTAAATCCCAAACCGAACGCTCTCAGCAGGAACTGATTGAAACCTTCTAA
- a CDS encoding PEP-CTERM sorting domain-containing protein codes for MRNLFSLAALAIVPSVQALEFSFLFSDTLSQAFGAFDAETPVTITIALDNGGTSVESQIWTPADLQSIEFNIGNGGYVATIYTPFGGTFVSGNTFETDADGNVSSSNFYGYSADSTNYTVTDGDSVQFWSLYAGYDYLLTSTGSVQASNSLGVTDPANWSQVGAVPEPSTVAAFAGLGALGLIALRRKRA; via the coding sequence ATGCGTAACCTCTTTTCATTAGCGGCGTTAGCCATCGTCCCGAGCGTTCAGGCGCTCGAGTTTTCGTTTCTCTTTTCAGACACGCTCTCCCAGGCTTTCGGCGCTTTTGACGCCGAGACGCCGGTGACGATTACCATTGCGCTCGACAACGGAGGTACTTCGGTGGAAAGCCAGATCTGGACCCCGGCCGACCTGCAGAGCATCGAGTTCAACATTGGCAATGGCGGCTATGTCGCCACGATTTACACCCCGTTTGGCGGTACCTTCGTTTCCGGGAATACCTTTGAGACCGATGCAGACGGTAACGTCAGCAGCTCGAACTTTTATGGCTACAGCGCTGACTCTACGAACTACACGGTCACGGATGGAGATTCCGTCCAATTCTGGTCCCTCTACGCAGGCTACGATTACCTCTTGACCAGCACCGGCTCGGTCCAGGCCTCCAATTCCCTCGGTGTCACTGACCCAGCCAACTGGAGCCAGGTCGGGGCCGTGCCCGAGCCCTCGACGGTGGCCGCCTTTGCGGGTCTCGGTGCCCTCGGCCTGATCGCCCTGCGCCGCAAGCGCGCGTAG
- a CDS encoding inositol monophosphatase family protein encodes MKISVVRSYALTSALALCGRMGMMRRFMDAASMIPFLKHLSAESAKVINPLFFNPDLQVEWKEDNTPVTYADKKAEEVLRELIGKEFPDHGIVGEEFPNVNEEAEYTWVLDPIDGTRSFAAGTPHFGTLICLRKNKQPIWGVIHICALNRLYIGNNETCWMNDRPVKMRETPDLKNCFLLTTDPKRPYLHHSTEGWNKLLASTDQFRSWGDCFGYTLLASGGADIMCDPKMSLWDMAALLPVIRGAGAAVSNWNGNDPVGSDSLIAAHPRHHAKIIEILNP; translated from the coding sequence TTGAAAATCAGCGTAGTGCGTTCGTATGCCCTCACCTCCGCCCTTGCCTTGTGCGGGCGGATGGGCATGATGCGGCGTTTCATGGACGCAGCCAGCATGATTCCGTTCCTCAAGCACCTCAGCGCCGAGAGCGCCAAGGTGATCAACCCGCTCTTCTTCAACCCCGACCTCCAAGTCGAGTGGAAGGAAGACAACACCCCGGTGACGTACGCCGACAAGAAGGCCGAAGAGGTCTTGCGCGAGCTCATCGGCAAGGAATTCCCCGACCACGGCATCGTGGGCGAGGAGTTCCCCAACGTAAACGAGGAGGCCGAATACACCTGGGTGCTCGACCCGATCGACGGCACGCGGTCCTTCGCCGCCGGCACCCCCCACTTCGGCACGCTCATCTGCCTGCGCAAGAACAAGCAACCCATCTGGGGCGTCATCCACATCTGCGCGCTCAACCGCCTCTACATCGGTAACAACGAGACGTGCTGGATGAACGACCGCCCGGTGAAGATGCGCGAAACGCCGGACCTCAAGAACTGCTTCCTGCTCACCACCGACCCGAAGCGCCCCTACCTCCACCACAGCACCGAAGGCTGGAACAAGCTGCTCGCCTCCACCGACCAGTTCCGCAGCTGGGGCGACTGCTTTGGCTACACCCTGCTTGCCAGCGGTGGCGCCGACATCATGTGCGACCCCAAGATGAGCCTGTGGGACATGGCCGCGCTCCTGCCCGTGATCCGTGGCGCCGGTGCCGCCGTCTCCAACTGGAACGGCAACGACCCGGTCGGCTCCGACAGCCTCATCGCGGCCCACCCCCGCCACCACGCGAAGATCATCGAGATCCTCAACCCGTAG
- a CDS encoding DUF2490 domain-containing protein, translating to MRKTALIIGLASIAAPQLRAEETQYWAAWTFPEWQSGGFSTATALEQYHFDDGDFSFFYIGQKINYALNETWSIGAHPAVENWRRDGRWQQYYRLELEVTPTFQLSDKLSLSLRNRYELRREEGEMGDSADRYRPLATVTYQAAWLPRMTSYSASYEMFYSFDAERPIVHRYSPIRLTFKLNENISTAVYYLYQSKRQGLSNEWDGTHVLGLSSKLKF from the coding sequence ATGCGCAAGACAGCATTGATCATCGGCCTGGCCAGCATCGCCGCCCCCCAGCTTCGGGCGGAGGAGACGCAATACTGGGCCGCCTGGACCTTCCCGGAATGGCAAAGCGGCGGTTTTTCCACCGCCACCGCCCTCGAACAATATCACTTCGACGACGGTGACTTCAGCTTCTTCTACATCGGCCAGAAGATCAATTACGCCCTCAACGAGACCTGGAGCATCGGAGCCCACCCGGCCGTGGAAAACTGGCGGCGCGATGGGCGCTGGCAGCAGTATTACCGCCTCGAGCTGGAGGTGACGCCCACCTTCCAGCTGAGCGACAAACTGAGCCTCTCCCTCCGCAACCGCTACGAACTGCGCCGAGAAGAGGGCGAGATGGGAGACTCGGCCGACCGCTACCGCCCGTTGGCCACCGTAACCTACCAGGCTGCGTGGCTGCCCCGAATGACTTCTTACAGCGCATCTTACGAAATGTTTTACAGCTTCGACGCCGAACGGCCCATCGTCCACCGATATTCACCCATTCGCCTCACTTTTAAGCTTAATGAAAACATCTCCACAGCCGTATATTACCTTTATCAAAGCAAGCGTCAGGGCCTGAGCAACGAGTGGGATGGCACCCACGTCCTCGGCCTCTCCAGCAAATTGAAATTCTGA
- a CDS encoding ring-cleaving dioxygenase: MAAVTGIHHITAMTAGPEANVREYRDFWGLRLTKQTVNFDDPGTYHLYYGDYKALPGTALTYFPWPHLAQRKPGNHEASAVAYHVSPDALDAWEVRLREAGRPVMREDRFGQPVLISQDNDGFTVELVGAVSPDSPVATWPQSSIAEAEQLRGFHSITLRVPRPSATATVLTSLLGFEAGPTEGARQRFFAKGHTYGQYVDLLEDRTSAPARPGRGSIHHVAFRVPDIETHQQVSEQVRRAGLPLNGPIDRSYFTAGYFREPNGILFELSTDGPGFTLDEPVESLGSSLKLPPQYEAHRSEIVRVLPPIPALKS, encoded by the coding sequence ATGGCAGCAGTAACTGGAATCCATCACATCACGGCCATGACGGCTGGCCCGGAAGCGAACGTGCGTGAATACCGCGACTTCTGGGGACTCCGGCTGACGAAGCAGACCGTGAATTTCGACGACCCGGGCACTTACCACCTCTATTATGGGGACTACAAGGCCCTGCCCGGGACGGCTTTGACTTACTTCCCGTGGCCGCATCTGGCCCAGCGCAAGCCCGGCAACCACGAGGCGAGCGCGGTGGCCTACCACGTGTCGCCCGACGCCCTGGACGCTTGGGAAGTCCGCCTGCGTGAGGCCGGTCGCCCGGTGATGCGTGAGGACCGCTTTGGCCAGCCCGTACTCATCAGCCAGGACAACGACGGCTTTACGGTCGAGCTGGTCGGCGCGGTGTCGCCCGATTCGCCGGTCGCCACGTGGCCGCAGTCTTCCATCGCGGAGGCGGAGCAGTTGCGCGGCTTCCACAGCATCACGCTGCGGGTTCCGCGCCCCAGCGCCACCGCTACGGTGCTCACGTCGCTGCTGGGCTTCGAGGCCGGGCCTACCGAGGGGGCGCGCCAACGCTTCTTTGCCAAGGGCCACACGTATGGCCAGTATGTGGACTTGCTGGAAGACCGCACCTCGGCTCCGGCCCGCCCCGGCCGCGGCAGCATCCACCACGTGGCGTTCCGCGTGCCCGATATCGAAACGCACCAGCAAGTCAGCGAGCAAGTGCGCCGCGCCGGTCTGCCGCTCAACGGCCCGATCGACCGCAGCTACTTCACGGCAGGCTACTTCCGCGAGCCCAACGGTATCCTGTTCGAGTTGTCGACCGACGGCCCCGGGTTCACGCTCGACGAGCCGGTCGAAAGCCTGGGCAGCAGCCTCAAGCTGCCGCCGCAATACGAAGCCCACCGCAGCGAGATCGTCCGCGTCTTGCCGCCCATCCCCGCTTTGAAGTCATGA
- a CDS encoding tetratricopeptide repeat protein, with product MYELLYFLQLALTVYALYHAFRHGAPWWWFLLIFFFQPLGAIIYLVVEVLPGMRAQNNQVRMASAHRSEPTKSDVKSLRRQAEETPTPRNYALLADALARNGEPEEAVRLYREECLHGHNATDAELLEGLVRAQLAAKDGPGALDTLDRIPDQGISAEKQERQLLRGRALMLAERNEEALALLEQLVTVYPGEEARVCLGETQAKLGQSEKARETFQEVIRNVRRLKGNWRQRQVTFLRRAQRGLKSL from the coding sequence ATGTACGAGCTCCTTTACTTCCTCCAGCTTGCGCTGACGGTTTACGCCCTCTACCACGCCTTCCGGCATGGCGCACCCTGGTGGTGGTTCCTGCTCATCTTTTTCTTCCAGCCGCTGGGCGCGATCATCTACCTCGTGGTGGAAGTATTGCCGGGGATGCGCGCGCAAAACAACCAGGTGCGCATGGCCAGTGCGCATCGCTCCGAGCCGACCAAATCCGACGTAAAATCTCTGCGTCGACAGGCCGAGGAAACGCCTACGCCGCGCAATTACGCCCTGCTGGCCGATGCCCTCGCCCGCAACGGCGAGCCGGAAGAAGCCGTGCGCCTTTATCGCGAAGAGTGCCTGCACGGCCACAACGCGACCGATGCCGAGCTGCTGGAAGGCCTCGTGCGGGCCCAACTGGCGGCCAAGGACGGCCCCGGTGCGCTCGATACGCTCGACCGCATCCCCGACCAAGGCATCTCCGCCGAAAAGCAGGAGCGCCAGCTGTTGCGAGGGCGCGCGCTGATGCTGGCCGAGCGGAATGAGGAGGCGCTCGCTCTGCTGGAGCAGCTCGTGACCGTCTACCCCGGCGAAGAGGCCCGCGTCTGCCTCGGCGAAACGCAGGCCAAGCTCGGCCAGAGCGAAAAAGCCCGGGAGACCTTTCAGGAAGTGATCCGCAACGTGCGCCGCCTCAAGGGCAACTGGCGCCAGCGGCAAGTGACCTTCCTCCGGCGCGCCCAGCGAGGGTTGAAGAGCCTGTAG
- a CDS encoding class I SAM-dependent methyltransferase: MCPSLSSESQPAPIIIGDYPVVPRQRYTPEKPHPQIHQACLDVRGEILELLRSFQAYEQELLSVPTEPQADAPQQFAWNNGFLAFLDAMGLYGFLAQQKPRNYLEIGSGNSTRLAHAARQKHSPHTRITSIDPFPRAEIDALCDEVIRAPLEETDLKWIERLDAGDILFFDGSHRVFQNSDVEVFFLEVLPRLRPGVLVQVHDIFWPIDYPQGIMDRFYSEQYMLGMLIAFAPEKIRIRLPNTFISLNEALEPHFPRLLGGGNVPREHWHGCSFWFEWLG; the protein is encoded by the coding sequence ATGTGCCCTTCTCTCTCCTCCGAGTCACAGCCTGCACCCATCATCATTGGCGACTACCCGGTAGTACCCCGCCAGCGTTACACGCCAGAGAAACCGCATCCGCAGATTCATCAAGCCTGCCTGGACGTCAGAGGAGAAATCCTTGAGCTGTTGCGCTCCTTCCAAGCCTACGAACAGGAGTTGCTGAGCGTCCCGACGGAGCCCCAAGCGGATGCACCCCAACAGTTCGCCTGGAATAACGGCTTTTTGGCCTTTTTGGATGCGATGGGCCTCTATGGTTTCCTTGCCCAGCAGAAGCCACGCAATTATTTGGAGATTGGGTCCGGCAATTCCACCCGTTTGGCCCATGCGGCTCGGCAAAAGCACAGCCCACACACCCGAATTACCTCAATAGACCCGTTTCCCCGGGCGGAAATCGATGCCCTCTGTGATGAAGTGATTCGTGCGCCGCTAGAAGAAACCGACCTGAAGTGGATTGAGCGACTGGATGCGGGCGATATTCTGTTTTTCGACGGTTCACACCGCGTGTTCCAGAATTCCGACGTAGAGGTGTTTTTCCTGGAGGTGCTGCCGCGGCTGCGGCCCGGGGTCCTAGTGCAGGTCCATGATATTTTCTGGCCGATCGACTATCCTCAGGGGATCATGGACCGGTTTTACTCCGAGCAGTACATGTTGGGTATGCTCATCGCTTTTGCCCCGGAAAAGATCCGTATCCGGCTGCCCAACACGTTTATTTCCCTCAACGAAGCGCTCGAACCCCATTTCCCTCGCCTGCTCGGGGGCGGGAACGTCCCGCGCGAGCACTGGCACGGCTGCTCTTTCTGGTTTGAGTGGCTGGGATAA
- a CDS encoding ligase-associated DNA damage response exonuclease, whose product MSERAPLVQPTESGPYCAAGDFYIDPWRPVDRAVITHAHSDHARRGARIYLCAEVGREILRERVGGSQSTIETLPYGGSTTINGVKVSLHPAGHILGSAQVRIEHQGEVWVVSGDYNPTHASNSCTPWEPVRCHTFITESTFGLPIYRWPEPQEVFGEIHAWWRRNQEQGLASVLPAYPLGKSQRLLAGLDASLGPIAVHGSVKTYLPMYERAGVKLAPTMPLSEESVPELKGRGLIVTSSAAQEVGLIRKLGGVSWAFASGWMMTRAARRNRDFDRGFVLSDHADWPGLLKAVEATGAERIGVTHGQVDAFSRYLREQGKDAYVFPTRYVGEAQGEGLQEDTPAEAARPESVDTPRAEA is encoded by the coding sequence ATGAGCGAGCGCGCACCCCTCGTGCAACCCACCGAGTCCGGCCCCTACTGCGCGGCGGGCGATTTTTACATCGACCCATGGCGCCCCGTCGACCGGGCAGTGATCACCCACGCGCACAGTGACCACGCGCGCCGGGGTGCCCGCATTTACCTGTGCGCCGAGGTGGGCCGCGAAATCCTGCGCGAACGCGTCGGCGGCAGCCAGTCCACGATCGAGACGCTGCCCTACGGCGGCTCGACCACGATCAACGGCGTCAAGGTGTCGCTGCACCCCGCCGGGCATATCCTCGGCAGCGCGCAGGTGCGGATCGAGCACCAAGGTGAGGTGTGGGTTGTCAGTGGAGACTACAACCCGACGCACGCCAGCAACTCCTGCACCCCGTGGGAGCCCGTGCGCTGCCACACCTTCATCACCGAATCGACCTTCGGGCTGCCGATCTACCGCTGGCCGGAGCCCCAGGAAGTCTTTGGCGAGATCCACGCCTGGTGGCGGCGCAATCAGGAGCAGGGCCTCGCCAGCGTATTGCCCGCCTACCCGCTCGGCAAGAGCCAGCGCCTACTGGCCGGGCTCGACGCTTCCCTCGGGCCGATTGCCGTGCACGGGAGCGTAAAGACCTACCTGCCGATGTACGAGCGCGCCGGGGTGAAGCTCGCGCCAACCATGCCCTTGAGCGAGGAATCCGTGCCCGAGCTGAAGGGCCGGGGCCTGATCGTGACCTCCTCCGCCGCGCAGGAAGTGGGGCTGATCCGCAAGCTCGGCGGCGTCAGTTGGGCCTTTGCCAGTGGCTGGATGATGACCCGCGCCGCCCGCCGCAATCGCGACTTCGACCGCGGCTTCGTGCTCAGCGACCACGCGGACTGGCCCGGCCTGCTCAAGGCCGTCGAAGCGACCGGGGCGGAGCGCATCGGTGTCACCCACGGCCAAGTCGACGCCTTCAGCCGCTACCTGCGCGAGCAGGGCAAAGACGCCTACGTTTTCCCCACCCGCTACGTCGGGGAAGCACAAGGCGAAGGCCTGCAGGAAGACACCCCCGCCGAAGCCGCCCGCCCTGAGTCGGTTGACACTCCCCGCGCCGAGGCCTAG
- a CDS encoding DUF445 family protein, protein MQWIILATLPFISALIGWLTNRLAIHMLFSPREEKRLLGIRYQGLIPRRQREIASKTGEIVATELLTSHTLKAEIQKIDLNPYLRQAADTLIYERMGPRLKKMPLVGSFLNDSMLGQVHKIALEEMTRQAEPIKARFANEAEQHLDVQRLVREKVEAFDLGQLEAVIHRLAGQEFRQIELLGGVIGFIVGLVQLGLMLLAQSVG, encoded by the coding sequence ATGCAGTGGATCATTCTGGCAACGCTCCCGTTTATCTCCGCCCTGATTGGCTGGCTGACCAATCGGCTGGCTATCCATATGCTCTTCAGCCCGCGCGAGGAGAAGCGGCTGCTCGGCATTCGCTACCAGGGCCTGATCCCGCGCCGCCAGCGTGAGATCGCCTCCAAGACGGGCGAAATCGTGGCGACCGAGCTGCTGACCTCCCACACCTTGAAGGCCGAGATCCAGAAGATCGACCTCAACCCCTACCTACGTCAGGCGGCCGACACGTTGATCTACGAGCGCATGGGCCCGCGCCTGAAAAAGATGCCGCTGGTCGGTAGCTTCCTCAACGACAGCATGTTGGGGCAGGTGCACAAGATCGCGCTGGAGGAGATGACGCGGCAAGCGGAGCCGATCAAGGCGCGCTTTGCCAACGAGGCGGAGCAGCACCTCGATGTGCAGCGTCTCGTGCGCGAAAAGGTGGAGGCGTTCGATTTGGGCCAGCTGGAGGCGGTCATCCACCGCTTGGCCGGGCAGGAGTTTCGCCAGATCGAGCTGCTCGGCGGCGTGATCGGCTTTATTGTGGGCCTCGTGCAGCTCGGCCTCATGCTGCTCGCGCAATCGGTGGGGTAG